GAACTACGGTGGGTTGTAGCAAATTTCATTTGCCTTCAGTTGGCGGACTCGGAAGGAAAGCATCTCCATTTTGTCCAGCTGTGTTAAACCCCCGACTATTCTAGGCAACCTCTCAAAGCTTGTAAAGATTAGCTTTCTCCTATGTATTTGGCTGATTGTTGCAAGCTTATCTGCTACTCGATTTGCTTCACGAAAATAGTGTTGGATTTGGATCCCATTTTCCTCAATTCTCCTTTTTATATCCTCCACTGTTTGAGCTATTCTCCATGGCACTGTAACTTCACCTTTGACACACATTGTTAGCAGCTTTGAGTCCGCTTCTGCCACCAAATCATTAATGCCATAGTCCATACCGACTTGTAGCCCAATTAGATGCGGTTGATAATTGATTGATGATTGTTATGGTAACGATGATTGGCGGTGATAATGAAAAATGATGGCTAATGGTGGAGATTGGTGATGGTGGTAATTGTGGCTGAGGATGGTTGTTATAGTAGTAGATAATGATGGACGACGACGGTATTAGCCGTGAAAGTTGATTAAAGTAATGGTGAAATGACATCTTTACAAAAATATGGAATACCTAGTATCTTaataatattaaattttttgttacaAATCATAACTATTCAGATCTATTCAAATTATTAAGTcgtaaaagagaaaaataaatataattaataattaagatccaaataataaaaaatttaaatttttattaaGGTCAAACAAATGAGTCATTAGTTATGCCCCAATTATGACTCATCCAAATCTTGGTTGAATTTTGCTCAACACAGTTTTTAACATGCGAGAAATGGACTTAACCTGTCCATTTGACGTCATAGTGGCCCATCCCGTGCTAGATTATCATTATTCACAACTGCGATTGTTCAAGTATTAAAGACCAAAAATCTATCAAAAAAGCAAATCAATCACCTCAGCGAAATTTTCTCAACTTGGCAAACTTACTGTTAGAAAATGAGTCAATGAACAACCCCATGAAACCGACTGAGTACAATGGAGTAATCCTATTTTCTTGAACGAACTAAAACCCAACATTCCTCAACAAACAACTGTCAAAATTTACTCTACTCCCAAACTAACCCCTTTTTCTCTCTCCTTTTCCTTTTCTTGATTCTCCCTCTGTAAACCTAACCCAATAATTTCAGTTCAAGATCTGAGTTTCTAAGTATAGAAGAAAAATGtcttctttctttattttctttctaaCATTGCTCTCATTTTTCCCATTTCGACAATGCAATGGCCGTGTTTTTACATTTGAAATGCACCATCGTTTCTCTGAAACAGTCAAGAAGTGGTCACTGCAGAAAAAAATTGGTGGTCCACTTCAAAATTGGCCTGTAAAAGGAAGTCTCCAATACTATACTCAGTTGGCTAACCATGATAAGTTGTTACACGGCAAGAAGCTCTTCAAATTTGATGGACCACTTACTTTCTCTGACGGAAATTCCACTTTCCGGATCAGTTCTCTTGGATTGTAAGACCAAAACCCtctttttattttcttgtgaGTAATTTTGTGGTGTATTTTTTgaagttcttgaatttgttttTGGGTATTTTTGTAGCTTGCATTATACCACAGTGACATTGGGGACGCCTGGTTTGAAGTTTCTTGTGGCTCTTGATACTGGGAGTGATTTATTTTGGGTGCCTTGTGAATGTGGCAGTTGTTCTTCTACTGATGATCCTACACTTGACAGCTCTGTATGTTTTactttcccttcttttttttggGTATCTTATATCTGTATGAATTTATTGATTGAAACATTGTGCCTTTGACAGCTAAACCATTTTGTTGCATCCATGAATTATATGCTATTTAGGCACAAGATGCATATGATGGAAATGTGAGGAGCTTATATGAGAGGTCATCTGTGAGAATGTGGTAAATGATGACCTCTACTTGCGTGTGAAAAGTGAAAACCACTGTCATTCATTTACAAACCTATGATAGTATCCACAAAACTCTGTGCCTTTAGGAATGTCGTATACCATGACTCGTGAGTGTAACTTTTATGTTCTGATAAGAGTCGGTACATTAAACTAGAAAATGACCACTTATAAGGGCATTATAGTATGGGTTCTACATTTTTGGATAATTTTGTGAAGCAGCCAAAGAGAAGTTTAAATCTAAATTTTCACGAGAGTATGCATGATTATAGATTCCTTTATCTAATTCACGTGTACATTATTCTCAACTATGAACAGATAGCAAACTAgttctcccgtatggtatctttTGGGCACTTATGAACAATTGATTTGTCAAGCAACAGTGTTTTATTGCCTAGTTTTCCAGTTGGGGTTACCATTTTACTATTGTTTGATTCCCTCACAGCCTTACTCACCAAACTTGTATGTTCATTTTGTCAGTTTCTCATCTAGGCCATGGTCTGATGGAATTAAATTTACTGTTAACTTTGATTTGCAAGATAAATTATGAGAGTGGTTAGACAGACTGTTGGAGAAATGAGATGCATTCCTTTTAGTGGTTATCGTTTCATTTTCACTCCTTTTGAAGTGGATTATGTTTTTGTTCCAGGATTTTGAGCTTAGCATATACAGCCTGAACGGATCGTCAACTAGCAAGAAGGTCACCTGCAGCGATAGCTTGTGTACAGAGCGCAATAATTGCCTTGGTGTATATAACCACTGCCCTTATTCAGTATCCTATGTATCCTCGGAAACTTCAACTTCAGGAATTTTGGTGGATGATATTTTGCATTTGAGAACAGAAGACAATGAGAAAAAATTTGTTCAGGCGCGTGTGATCTTTGGGTAAGTATCCTGAACTTCTTTTATCTAATTGATGTGAATTTGTTTGTTTAGTTTGATGTCTGGTAGTTTAATTTTAACTGTTATATGTGTTGTATGGAAAGTACATTTGGGTTAACTGATTAGCTGAGGAGTTCTTCTGCTTCTGACCAAGTCCTCAAATTCATTTTCTGATACTATTTCAAGTGTGCAGTTGTGGACAGGAGCAAACTGGTTCTTTTCTAGATGTTGCAGCAccaaacggtttatttgggcttGGTCTCGAGAATATATCAGTCCCTAGTATTCTGTCTCGGGAAGGTTTTATGGCAGATTCCTTCTCCATGTGCTTTGGTAGTGATGGGGCAGGACGGATTAGTTTTGGAGACAAGGGTAGCTTTGACCAGGAAGAGACCCCTTTTAATATAAACCCATTACAGTAAGTGGTAATCACACCATTAAACACCACCTTAAATTTATTTTTGTCTGCTCCATCAAAGATCTTTTGTATTCACTTAATCATGCTCTCGTGGCAAACCTTTTGCAGCCCAACATATAACATTTCTGTGGATCAAATACGTGTTGGAGCAACTCTCGTTGATTCAGGTTTTACAGCACTTTTTGATACCGGAACCTCCTTTACATATCTTGCGGGCCTATCCTATACAAAGCTTTCAGAGAGTGTAAGTATCCTTTTCAAATGGTATACTTATTTGTAGACATTGTTAGACAATGTTTAAGATTCAAATGTCTTCTTCCTCAATAGTTCCATTCTCAAGTACGAGACAAGCGGCGTGCACCTGATCCGAGGATCCCTTTTGAATATTGTTATGATATGAGGTAATATATGCTAATACACACACAAGCATTTTTTTTCAacattttattatttattatgtttcccttttatcattttatgatttcaaTTGGACAGTCCTGATGCAAACACTAGCTTGATTCCTAGTTTAAGCCTAACTATGAAAGGGGGAGGCCAACTTGTTGTCACTGACCCAATTATTGTCATATCCATGCAGGTATAATTTTTCAACTATCTTGCATAATATTTTCTTTTCACTTTCAATTATTGCCTTTCCTGTAAATGTACTAAAATACTGTCTCCTATGCAGAACCAACTCGTGTATTGCCTGGCTGTTGTGAAGAGTCAAGATCTAAATATAATTGGACGTAAGACTTCCTAAGTGCGAATTGTTTTTGAACTTTCTATTTGTTTTTCATTTTCATTGAAGTGAAGTTTCAAACATGTGGTAAGAATGTCTTTACTGCTacatgaaaaaaagaaaaagaaaaaaaagagaagtgTATGTTAAACTCGGagcaaaaataatattttacatGGAAAAGTTGATTACACCTTTGCATTAAAGACTCAGGTTTAGTGGTCTCAAAAAATGACTTAAAGGAATTTAGGCAATTTAGCCAGAATACTATGTGCTAAAAATTATTTCAGAAAATACTATTAAAAATGGACCTTGTTCAACTCCAAATGTTAGCATGAGGCGAGGATTGccaagaccatataaggagacaACAACTTATACTCTCAACAAATGTGGGAATCTCACACACACACGCTACCTTTCACCCTCGCACAACAAGCATTGAACGTTTGGAGCGTGAACAATATAACATGGAGGTGTAACATTGTATAAACCAAAACTATAGATGGGCCTGGCTCTATACCATTATGATATCTGATTGTCAATTCCAAATTGTGATATCTGATTGTGATTGCTCTTACTGATCATTTTCCAGAAAACTTCATGACTGGATACCGCTTTGTGTTTGATCGAGAAAAAATCATCCTTGGTTGGAAGAAGTTTGATTGTGAGTATTGTTCTTGGTGTTGTTTTCTCCAATAACTTAAATATGGCAAAAACTGTAGTTTGTTAATACTTGTTTGGATTTGTGGCCTTCTGCAGGTTATGACATTGAGAAAATAGACCATTTCCCATCACAGCCCGTTAATACCACCAATGTGCCACCTGCTGTTGCTGTTGGGCCTGGAAATGATAATGCAGAAAAATCAGATGAAAGGACTACAAATACTCCTCAAAGTTCTTTTGCATCATCTGTTTATCAAACATTGTTTTTGAACCTCATAAACTACTATCTCGCTATAATGTTGCTACTTTATCATAGCTAGTTAGCTTACC
Above is a genomic segment from Lycium barbarum isolate Lr01 chromosome 12, ASM1917538v2, whole genome shotgun sequence containing:
- the LOC132623300 gene encoding aspartyl protease family protein 1, yielding MSSFFIFFLTLLSFFPFRQCNGRVFTFEMHHRFSETVKKWSLQKKIGGPLQNWPVKGSLQYYTQLANHDKLLHGKKLFKFDGPLTFSDGNSTFRISSLGFLHYTTVTLGTPGLKFLVALDTGSDLFWVPCECGSCSSTDDPTLDSSDFELSIYSLNGSSTSKKVTCSDSLCTERNNCLGVYNHCPYSVSYVSSETSTSGILVDDILHLRTEDNEKKFVQARVIFGCGQEQTGSFLDVAAPNGLFGLGLENISVPSILSREGFMADSFSMCFGSDGAGRISFGDKGSFDQEETPFNINPLHPTYNISVDQIRVGATLVDSGFTALFDTGTSFTYLAGLSYTKLSESFHSQVRDKRRAPDPRIPFEYCYDMSPDANTSLIPSLSLTMKGGGQLVVTDPIIVISMQNQLVYCLAVVKSQDLNIIGQNFMTGYRFVFDREKIILGWKKFDCYDIEKIDHFPSQPVNTTNVPPAVAVGPGNDNAEKSDERTTNTPQSSFASSVYQTLFLNLINYYLAIMLLLYHS